The following proteins come from a genomic window of Pieris napi chromosome 15, ilPieNapi1.2, whole genome shotgun sequence:
- the LOC125056890 gene encoding radial spoke head 10 homolog B-like isoform X1, producing MYYVDSQKTLTRRESSLVVEKDETKSDYEALSTARGQSTARLVSESGASLIARQRGSVQRELVTQLFESMLDHIVESWSVIEPPKPEEGPTEFPRTASELTLPGKKKKAISGKSSKNKRSQSKIDLDNTQQETALPQGHWSCPDERAIIKFRNGNLYEGSISMKCMHGEGRFQWADGTVYLGQFKDNEIRGKGFIQWKDDTWYEGQFVGNLRHGAGLYVDSRKQRSYAGGWFSGTKHGFGAIYYSGSFKNSYNGEWVSNVRHGFGSREYCALSGYKGYWDYYVREGKGLMIWPNHDFYRGEWKNGVMSGYGIYIWDSYYNNDMSLPSITAYRGNWDKGQRHGYGILNLGFGLGSYYKGEFKNNNKHGPGTVITNNGLILQDKMLFIDDNFGPLNSNQEHNNYTLECKRSQTQEPFEFDICDQYIGLFYHIEQALKELDKEQETRDMLIREFYENNKILGSISLQKNENIKENEIDFKFEEFLKFEETSLRKALQCYEIQLKQIYYKYATICNEEEIYYTPILIRLYLWQLYFDCNIHEKHLTLVEIDNIFHANPEWLARSPHNPFEKIYFWQFLHGLISIARKLYAKRHLPEKRPDTILASAFRNFMDNDVLPGVGRKKGFLTSGYGLFVPLTGTYNLYRCLGEPCTVRDFLCAMKRPQHCTDLLQPTFRDDEVLLGRNAYVFGDELTFISESAQLEDNTKEDLKLFNIGNLSSKAVILFFSSIFPQIIKDDKIMSLDVKLTFFEFYQVLIACVEESIRLRNEELKSQEKSTTSIPTDNLPKLK from the exons ATGTATTATGTGGACTCACAGAAAACTTTAACGCGCCGCGAAAGTTCTCTTGTCGTTGAAAAAGATGAAACTAAAAGCGACTATGAGGCGTTGTCTACCGCGCGTGGTCAATCCACGGCGCGTCTTGTTAGCGAATCGGGGGCTTCCCTAATAGCCCGACAGAGGGGTTCTGTTCAGAGGGAACTGGTCACTCAGTTGTTTGAGTCTATGCTAGATCATATTGTAGAATCGTGGTCGGTTATAGAACCTCCAAAACCGGAGGAAGGCCCCACAGAATTTCCACGCACAGCTAGTGAATTAACATTGCCAGGCAAAAAGAAGAAAGCTATTAGTG GAAAATCCAGTAAAAACAAACGAAGTCAGTCGAAAATTGATTTAGACAATACACAG CAAGAAACAGCTTTGCCTCAAGGTCACTGGTCATGTCCAGACGAAAGAGCTATTATAAAATTTCGTAATGGAAATTTGTATGAAGGTAGTATATCAATGAAATGCATGCACGGAGAGGGACGTTTTCAATGGGCCGACGGAACAGTTTATTTA ggaCAATTTAAAGACAATGAAATACGAGGCAAAGGTTTTATTCAATGGAAGGATGACACTTGGTATGAAGGCCAGTTTGTGGGGAACCTTCGTCACGGCGCAGGATTATACGTAGACTCACGGAAACAGCGCTCTTACGCAGGCGGATGGTTCTCCGGCACTAAGCATGGCTTCGGAGCAATATACTATTCaggatcatttaaaaattcttataaTGGAGAGTGGGTTTCG aacGTTCGTCATGGCTTTGGATCTCGTGAATATTGTGCCTTAAGTGGTTATAAAGGCTATTGGGACTACTATGTCAGAGAAGGAAAAGGTTTAATGATATGGCCTAATCACGAC ttttatagaGGCGAGTGGAAAAATGGCGTCATGTCTGGTTATGGGATTTATATTTGGGATTCCTATTATAACAACGACATGTCTTTACCCTCCATTACTGCATACAGGGGGAATTGGGATAAAGGCCAGCGACATGGATATGGTATACTTAACCTTGGCTTCGGTTTAGGCTCATATTACAAAGGcgagtttaaaaataataacaagcATGGTCCAGGGActgttattacaaataatggGCTTATATTGCAGGACAAAATGTTGTTTATAGACGACAATTTTGGTCCATTGAACTCTAATCAAGAGcacaataattatacattagaATGCAAACGAAGCCAAACGCAAGAGCCATTCGAATTTGACATTTGTGATCAATATATTGGCCTTTTCTATCATATTGAGCAAGCACTTAAGGAGCTTGATAAAGAACAAGAAACGAGAGATATGTTGATAAGggaattttatgaaaataataaaattctggGTTCTATATCTCTACAAAAGAACGAGAATATTAAAGAGAATGAGATAGATTTCAAATTcgaagaatttttgaaatttgaagAAACTTCATTGCGTAAAGCGCTGCAATGTTATGAAATACAACTCAAACAAATTTACTATAAATACGCTACAATTTGTAACGAAGAAGAAATTTACTATACGCCAATCCTGATTCGTCTATACTTATGGCAGCTCTATTTCGATTGTAACATTCACGAGAAACATTTAACACTAGTAGAAATCGATAACATTTTTCATGCTAATCCAGAATGGCTTGCCAGGTCGCCTCACAATCCTTTTGAAAAAATTTACTTCTGGCAATTTCTGCACGGTCTTATATCGATTGCTAGGAAGTTGTATGCTAAACGGCATTTGCCTGAAAAAAGACCTGACACGATTCTGGCCAGTGCATTTAGGAATTTTATGGACAACGATGTTCTACCAGGAGTTGGTCGTAAAAAAG GATTTCTCACTAGTGGATATGGCTTATTTGTGCCCTTGACAGGAACCTATAATTTGTACCGTTGCTTAGGAGAGCCATGTACTGTACGAGACTTTTTATGTGCAATGAAAAGACCACAGCATTGCACAGATTTACTACAACCAACATTTAGAGATGATGAAGTATTGCTAGGTCGAAATGCTTATGTATTTGGCGATGAACTTACCTTTATTTCAG agtCCGCGCAGTTAGAAGACAATACTAAGGAAGATCTAAAGCTGTTCAACATTGGCAACCTCTCGAGTAAAGCTGTGATTCTCTTTTTCTCATCAATTTTCCCGCAAATTATAAAAGATGACAAAATCATGAGCCTCGACGTAAAATTAACTTTCTTTGAATTTTATCAAGTCCTCATCGCTTGCGTTGAAGAAAGCATTCGTTTAAGAAATGAAGAGTTAAAGTCTCAGGAAAAATCCACAACAAGTATTCCTACAGATAACTTGcctaagttaaaataa
- the LOC125056890 gene encoding radial spoke head 10 homolog B-like isoform X2 has product MFYVSGKSSKNKRSQSKIDLDNTQQETALPQGHWSCPDERAIIKFRNGNLYEGSISMKCMHGEGRFQWADGTVYLGQFKDNEIRGKGFIQWKDDTWYEGQFVGNLRHGAGLYVDSRKQRSYAGGWFSGTKHGFGAIYYSGSFKNSYNGEWVSNVRHGFGSREYCALSGYKGYWDYYVREGKGLMIWPNHDFYRGEWKNGVMSGYGIYIWDSYYNNDMSLPSITAYRGNWDKGQRHGYGILNLGFGLGSYYKGEFKNNNKHGPGTVITNNGLILQDKMLFIDDNFGPLNSNQEHNNYTLECKRSQTQEPFEFDICDQYIGLFYHIEQALKELDKEQETRDMLIREFYENNKILGSISLQKNENIKENEIDFKFEEFLKFEETSLRKALQCYEIQLKQIYYKYATICNEEEIYYTPILIRLYLWQLYFDCNIHEKHLTLVEIDNIFHANPEWLARSPHNPFEKIYFWQFLHGLISIARKLYAKRHLPEKRPDTILASAFRNFMDNDVLPGVGRKKGFLTSGYGLFVPLTGTYNLYRCLGEPCTVRDFLCAMKRPQHCTDLLQPTFRDDEVLLGRNAYVFGDELTFISESAQLEDNTKEDLKLFNIGNLSSKAVILFFSSIFPQIIKDDKIMSLDVKLTFFEFYQVLIACVEESIRLRNEELKSQEKSTTSIPTDNLPKLK; this is encoded by the exons ATGTTCTATGTTTCAGGAAAATCCAGTAAAAACAAACGAAGTCAGTCGAAAATTGATTTAGACAATACACAG CAAGAAACAGCTTTGCCTCAAGGTCACTGGTCATGTCCAGACGAAAGAGCTATTATAAAATTTCGTAATGGAAATTTGTATGAAGGTAGTATATCAATGAAATGCATGCACGGAGAGGGACGTTTTCAATGGGCCGACGGAACAGTTTATTTA ggaCAATTTAAAGACAATGAAATACGAGGCAAAGGTTTTATTCAATGGAAGGATGACACTTGGTATGAAGGCCAGTTTGTGGGGAACCTTCGTCACGGCGCAGGATTATACGTAGACTCACGGAAACAGCGCTCTTACGCAGGCGGATGGTTCTCCGGCACTAAGCATGGCTTCGGAGCAATATACTATTCaggatcatttaaaaattcttataaTGGAGAGTGGGTTTCG aacGTTCGTCATGGCTTTGGATCTCGTGAATATTGTGCCTTAAGTGGTTATAAAGGCTATTGGGACTACTATGTCAGAGAAGGAAAAGGTTTAATGATATGGCCTAATCACGAC ttttatagaGGCGAGTGGAAAAATGGCGTCATGTCTGGTTATGGGATTTATATTTGGGATTCCTATTATAACAACGACATGTCTTTACCCTCCATTACTGCATACAGGGGGAATTGGGATAAAGGCCAGCGACATGGATATGGTATACTTAACCTTGGCTTCGGTTTAGGCTCATATTACAAAGGcgagtttaaaaataataacaagcATGGTCCAGGGActgttattacaaataatggGCTTATATTGCAGGACAAAATGTTGTTTATAGACGACAATTTTGGTCCATTGAACTCTAATCAAGAGcacaataattatacattagaATGCAAACGAAGCCAAACGCAAGAGCCATTCGAATTTGACATTTGTGATCAATATATTGGCCTTTTCTATCATATTGAGCAAGCACTTAAGGAGCTTGATAAAGAACAAGAAACGAGAGATATGTTGATAAGggaattttatgaaaataataaaattctggGTTCTATATCTCTACAAAAGAACGAGAATATTAAAGAGAATGAGATAGATTTCAAATTcgaagaatttttgaaatttgaagAAACTTCATTGCGTAAAGCGCTGCAATGTTATGAAATACAACTCAAACAAATTTACTATAAATACGCTACAATTTGTAACGAAGAAGAAATTTACTATACGCCAATCCTGATTCGTCTATACTTATGGCAGCTCTATTTCGATTGTAACATTCACGAGAAACATTTAACACTAGTAGAAATCGATAACATTTTTCATGCTAATCCAGAATGGCTTGCCAGGTCGCCTCACAATCCTTTTGAAAAAATTTACTTCTGGCAATTTCTGCACGGTCTTATATCGATTGCTAGGAAGTTGTATGCTAAACGGCATTTGCCTGAAAAAAGACCTGACACGATTCTGGCCAGTGCATTTAGGAATTTTATGGACAACGATGTTCTACCAGGAGTTGGTCGTAAAAAAG GATTTCTCACTAGTGGATATGGCTTATTTGTGCCCTTGACAGGAACCTATAATTTGTACCGTTGCTTAGGAGAGCCATGTACTGTACGAGACTTTTTATGTGCAATGAAAAGACCACAGCATTGCACAGATTTACTACAACCAACATTTAGAGATGATGAAGTATTGCTAGGTCGAAATGCTTATGTATTTGGCGATGAACTTACCTTTATTTCAG agtCCGCGCAGTTAGAAGACAATACTAAGGAAGATCTAAAGCTGTTCAACATTGGCAACCTCTCGAGTAAAGCTGTGATTCTCTTTTTCTCATCAATTTTCCCGCAAATTATAAAAGATGACAAAATCATGAGCCTCGACGTAAAATTAACTTTCTTTGAATTTTATCAAGTCCTCATCGCTTGCGTTGAAGAAAGCATTCGTTTAAGAAATGAAGAGTTAAAGTCTCAGGAAAAATCCACAACAAGTATTCCTACAGATAACTTGcctaagttaaaataa
- the LOC125056890 gene encoding radial spoke head 10 homolog B-like isoform X3: MYYVDSQKTLTRRESSLVVEKDETKSDYEALSTARGQSTARLVSESGASLIARQRGSVQRELVTQLFESMLDHIVESWSVIEPPKPEEGPTEFPRTASELTLPGKKKKAISGKSSKNKRSQSKIDLDNTQQETALPQGHWSCPDERAIIKFRNGNLYEGSISMKCMHGEGRFQWADGTVYLGQFKDNEIRGKGFIQWKDDTWYEGQFVGNLRHGAGLYVDSRKQRSYAGGWFSGTKHGFGAIYYSGSFKNSYNGEWVSVSNYNTNLYFIGLCIASSVPIFNATLFLSYSIL, from the exons ATGTATTATGTGGACTCACAGAAAACTTTAACGCGCCGCGAAAGTTCTCTTGTCGTTGAAAAAGATGAAACTAAAAGCGACTATGAGGCGTTGTCTACCGCGCGTGGTCAATCCACGGCGCGTCTTGTTAGCGAATCGGGGGCTTCCCTAATAGCCCGACAGAGGGGTTCTGTTCAGAGGGAACTGGTCACTCAGTTGTTTGAGTCTATGCTAGATCATATTGTAGAATCGTGGTCGGTTATAGAACCTCCAAAACCGGAGGAAGGCCCCACAGAATTTCCACGCACAGCTAGTGAATTAACATTGCCAGGCAAAAAGAAGAAAGCTATTAGTG GAAAATCCAGTAAAAACAAACGAAGTCAGTCGAAAATTGATTTAGACAATACACAG CAAGAAACAGCTTTGCCTCAAGGTCACTGGTCATGTCCAGACGAAAGAGCTATTATAAAATTTCGTAATGGAAATTTGTATGAAGGTAGTATATCAATGAAATGCATGCACGGAGAGGGACGTTTTCAATGGGCCGACGGAACAGTTTATTTA ggaCAATTTAAAGACAATGAAATACGAGGCAAAGGTTTTATTCAATGGAAGGATGACACTTGGTATGAAGGCCAGTTTGTGGGGAACCTTCGTCACGGCGCAGGATTATACGTAGACTCACGGAAACAGCGCTCTTACGCAGGCGGATGGTTCTCCGGCACTAAGCATGGCTTCGGAGCAATATACTATTCaggatcatttaaaaattcttataaTGGAGAGTGGGTTTCGGTTAGTAACTATAACACgaatctatattttataggtCTTTGTATCGCCTCGTCTGTGCCCATTTTTAATGCCACACTATTTTTATCctattctattttataa
- the LOC125056890 gene encoding uncharacterized protein LOC125056890 isoform X4, with protein MYYVDSQKTLTRRESSLVVEKDETKSDYEALSTARGQSTARLVSESGASLIARQRGSVQRELVTQLFESMLDHIVESWSVIEPPKPEEGPTEFPRTASELTLPGKKKKAISGKSSKNKRSQSKIDLDNTQQETALPQGHWSCPDERAIIKFRNGNLYEGSISMKCMHGEGRFQWADGTVYLVRKNPKEYCRQLYKLMQTADTSLCV; from the exons ATGTATTATGTGGACTCACAGAAAACTTTAACGCGCCGCGAAAGTTCTCTTGTCGTTGAAAAAGATGAAACTAAAAGCGACTATGAGGCGTTGTCTACCGCGCGTGGTCAATCCACGGCGCGTCTTGTTAGCGAATCGGGGGCTTCCCTAATAGCCCGACAGAGGGGTTCTGTTCAGAGGGAACTGGTCACTCAGTTGTTTGAGTCTATGCTAGATCATATTGTAGAATCGTGGTCGGTTATAGAACCTCCAAAACCGGAGGAAGGCCCCACAGAATTTCCACGCACAGCTAGTGAATTAACATTGCCAGGCAAAAAGAAGAAAGCTATTAGTG GAAAATCCAGTAAAAACAAACGAAGTCAGTCGAAAATTGATTTAGACAATACACAG CAAGAAACAGCTTTGCCTCAAGGTCACTGGTCATGTCCAGACGAAAGAGCTATTATAAAATTTCGTAATGGAAATTTGTATGAAGGTAGTATATCAATGAAATGCATGCACGGAGAGGGACGTTTTCAATGGGCCGACGGAACAGTTTATTTAGTAAGAAAAAATCCTAAAGAATACTGTCGtcaattatataaacttatgCAGACAGCAGACACTTCCCTATGTGTATAG